From Equus quagga isolate Etosha38 chromosome 3, UCLA_HA_Equagga_1.0, whole genome shotgun sequence, one genomic window encodes:
- the LOC124237458 gene encoding C-X-C motif chemokine 6, producing MSLLPSRAARVPGPSSSLCALLALLLLTPPGPLVSAGPVAAAVRELRCMCLTVTPGIHPKMISSLQVFAVGPQCSKVEVVATLKNKKEVCLDPEAPLIKKFIQKTLDSGNKKN from the exons ATGAGCCTCTTGCCCAGCCGCGCAGCCCGCGTCCCCGGCCCTTCAAGCTCGCTGTGCGCGCTGCTCGCGCTGCTGCTGCTGACGCCTCCCGGGCCCCTTGTCAGCG ctGGTCCTGTCGCGGCCGCAGTGAGAGAACTGCGTTGCATGTGTTTAACCGTCACACCTGGGATTCATCCCAAAATGATCAGTAGTCTGCAAGTGTTCGCCGTGGGTCCCCAGTGCTCCAAGGTGGAAGTCGT AGCCACcttgaagaacaagaaggaaGTCTGTCTGGACCCAGAAGCCCCTTTGATCAAGAAATTCATCCAGAAAACGTTGGACAG tggaaacaagaaaaattga